The Panthera leo isolate Ple1 chromosome D4, P.leo_Ple1_pat1.1, whole genome shotgun sequence nucleotide sequence gTTATtagggcatcccttagcccagccAAGCTGTCtcataaaatcaaccatcacaaTAATATAGTATGTATGGTGTTAGGGAgattttttaattactgaataGGCCTAGTTCAGAAATTAGTCTCAGGGTCTCAATTTTAGCTTCAGTGAAATTCTACACCCTGTTACATCTTACTGATCCAAGCTGTTTGATAATAACCACTTGTCCCATCTTCCAGTAGATATGTAGGGTGCTGGTAACTTGAATATGACAACCACCTTCTGTGTCTTgacacttaaaaatcatttataaacaattttattttcctattctctAAGTTGCTGAGTACTGTATTAAGTACTCCAGTATACagtaattttaatacatttattgttAGCTAATTTGCAAAcacttttttgtatttatttttaattttttttacatgtatttatttttgagagacagagagaaacagagcacaagtgggggaggggcagagagagaaggagacacaaaatgaagcaggctccgagctgtcagcacagagccccacgtgggcctcgaacccacaaactgtgagatcatgacctgagctgaaatcagatgctcaaccgactgagccacccaggcgcccctaatttgcaAACACTTTTAATTGAGTATCATCAAGTATAGTTCAATAGTCTTTTACCACTCtgtaatattttagaatattatagtgtaaattatttgtatttagtTTCAGTTGTCTTTTAATTGTCCAAATATGTCTTAGGTAAGGGATTAAGCTTGAAatatattcttcattttctttctctggaagctatgtttaaattttaacagagcagagagaaactTGCTCCCAATAACGTTAGAAAAGTAATTTCACAGTATGACGCGTTGGTATTTTCAGAATTGATTTAGATTCTATAATTCAGTTACTAGGACCTTCAGTCTTGAATCAGTCCCTACTAGTGCTGCCTTTGACCATCATAGATTCCAGGTAGTCTGCCAAGTTTAATGTTTCATCATAAATCTCTATCTTGTTAATTCACATGGCTgaccttgttctttctcaaaatattatgGGCTATCCTCACCCCTCATGTTTAGCCTCGGACTTCAGCATgttaattttcatcttttaaaatgttcctaCTCATCTAGATAAACAAAGATTTTAGGctactattttaaattcttgctGCAATTTATTACAGTTCCAAGCAATTCCTTGAATCATTCATGCTAAGCTGTCAGACTGACAGCTGGATTTGTAATCTCAATAGAGGTAAACTATCAGAAATATGCCATTAGCTTCTCTTTCAAtccattttaaatgaaagtacagaaggaaaggggggattttaattcacacacacacacacacacacacacacacacacacacaataagtgAAGTAGATCTTAAATGGTTTGTAATAGTTTTTGTTAACCACTGATTACCAAAATCCAATTGCAATCTTCTCAGTGATTATAAGGACCAAAATGTTCAAGAATTCTATTTGCTATAAATGCCACAGGGAAATGGTTACATGAATGAGCAGGAACATAAAGCAGCTGACAGCTATTTTGTGACTGAATTGACTATAATGTCAATCAAAATATTCTGCATCCAAGTAGAAAAACTAGTCTTAAGTGCCAGTAGGTATTTTAGGGTTGATTTATCTTGTATCGGTTTTCTATAGCCAGGAAATTCCATAAGTAGACGTTAATTCTTTTAGTTCAAGTAATATATTCTGGAGTCCCTATTTGATTGTTAATGCTATAATCAGTCATCACAACTTTAGATTAAATCTGTCAACTGGATAGTCACCAAGATGGAAATGGAAAGCAGCCTAGTTGAATTTTGTGCAGATTtcacagggagaaggaagaactCTAGCATATGGGTAGGGTTTTCTCTGCGAGTACACACATGTTTGAGACCTGATTCTGATCAATGCAAAGATACAGGAGTCACTAAATATCTTGATGAAGCCTTTAATGTAATACTCTTCATTTTAACGCAACTTTACTCCCTTTGCATTCTAGTGTTCAGACTCAGTCTTTGAAGTGTTTTGGACTTTAGGACCATTCTTGACTCTACTATACTGACCCTAAATACTTTTCAATTATTTCAACTTGAAGTCAAAATGGTTGCTTTGAGTAAACCCACTGAATTAATCCACCTGCTGAGATCCAACACAATGACCAACCCAGTCAGGTCCAGTAGGAGCAAATCTCTTCTGACCTACAATCATGGGTAATAATAGGCATGTTTCTATCTTTCATCTATATGAATTAAATATacaagtaaattaattaaattatataaatgaccTAAATAAAGCATTATATATCCAGACATGATAAATGAAGCAAacttataaataatatacaaGTTTCTTgagttagaaaacatttttttaatgtttaatcatttttgagagagagagagagagagagagagagagacagacagacaaagagagacagagagaggtggagacgcacagagagagggagacacagaattggaagcaggctccaggctctgagctgtcagcacagagcccgacacggggctctaacccacccactgtgagatcatgacctgagccaaagtcagacacttaaccaattgagccacctaagtgccccagaaaacattttaaacaaacattaataaaagtaaaacttcCTATTTATCTATCTTCATCTTTTCATAAAATAGTCAAGGATgaacaacaaaatgacaataaattttCTTTGGGTGGTGAGATTATAGTTGAATCTAAGATTTACTGTTTCTAGAAATCTTTGTTATTGtcctaattttctattttccataaCTTCATTGATTACATTtatctccccccaacacacacatgcataatcAAATGCTGTCAAATGAAAGGGTATGACTACACCTCAAGTAGAGGGGTATGCCATAAGAGAAGAGATCTAAATAAAACTTTCTAGGGAAAATCTTAGAAGCGGAGGAATAGTATAAAGCAATACAATACCCACAGTTCTCAGTGTTCCACACTTTAAATTATGTATAGATAGGCTGCATGCTCAGTGGTCAACATTACAATTGAGAAGTAACCTGCACACATTACATTCTGCACATAATGTTGCTTAAGAAACCTtcaatctcagtggcttaaaattaTATCCTTTGTTTAGCTTATAAAGTTCAGGTAGACAATTTACCTAGGTTTGGCCAGGTAACTTTTCTGGTCATGTTTGGGATCACTCACATGTCTGGTACTTAGCTGGGTATCATTTAGGAAAACAGAGGTAATTGGGCCAcgcatttattttcttccagtagcCTACTTTGGAAATAATCTTTTGTTAGAGATGAGAAAGTTCAAAATCAGCAAATGGACATGTGAAAGAGTTTCCACGTTTCTTACAGTATCATATTTACAATGATTCCCGTGAACAAAGGTAGTCACATGATTTAGTGCAAAGTCAGAGAAGCAGGACTCTGTACAGTTATCTGGCAAAGAGCGCCTATAATTGGGGCCATAAACATCAATCTAACATAGATTATCTATGTAGCAATGCAAATTTCTTAATCTTGGAACTGGCCTTATTAAAAGAATCCAGACTTCAAAAACTtagtgaaaatgttaaaaatgctaTGCTGATTAaagggggaaatgcaaatttactGGTGACACAAGTACTTAGAGATGTGTATGCACTGACAAAACCATATGGCGttctgtataaaaagaaaaacattacaagaCCATGTGAGGATCAGACATcattggaattattttaaaagaagtcagATTGGTCTTTATTTATGTTTGGCTCCCATAATAAGAAGTGGCCAAATAATCTAGTAATAGGTCGTATGTATGACTACCATGTGCTGGATATGATCGAATTAGGTACTGAGAAGTTTGTCTCTCTAAAAGACATCAAGAATAGTAAATGTTCTGAGAGAACAAAACCCATGTTACTATTTGCTGGTTATGATTTTGATGTAACAGAAGACTACAGAAGGCTAAAAAATCTTCTTATTGATCTCTTCAGAGGCCCCACAGTATCAAATATCCGCCTGGCTGGTTTAGAGTATGTTCTGCACTTCACCGTACTGAATGGGAAGATTTACTTTCGAGGCTACAAGTTGCTGTTGAAGAAGTCTGGTTGTAAAACACCAAGGATTGAATTGGAAGAGACAGGGCCCTCATTGGATCTGGTTCTGAGGAGGACATATCTGGCATCAGATGATCTTTACAAATTATCTATGAAAATGCCAAAAGCCCTCAAGCCAAAGAAGAAGACAAATGTCTCCCATGACACTTTTGGCACAACTTATGGAAGGATTCATATGCAGAAGCAAGACCTAAGCAAACTACAAACCAGGGAAATGAAGGGGTTGAAGAAGCGACCTGCAGAAAAGATAACAGAAGACCAGgagaaaaaatcaaagagaattgaaaacaattagctaaaacaaaaacaaaaacaaaaaataaaaaacaaaaacaaacaaacaaaaaccctctatTCCTCATGCTAGCTCAGATGTGCTAAATCAGGTCTAAGTGACTAAAAAAGTGTAGTTAATGAGCCTCCAGTCTTATAAATTTGTGTCTCTTCTGCCCACCTTTGGTCCATGGGCACTCATTAAGTATCTCTGGAGGCTCTTATTTGTGACAGGTCATTGACTTCTCCACAGTGATGTCTGAGAAAGACCCCATGAAGCTGGGTCACATGGGAAGTAAAGTCTTTAACACCATGTCCAGACACCCATCAACATGAATTAGGTCAATACTATTTGTCAATACTTagcataataaaatgttatttacactCTTTTGGCTATACACAAGACTTCTGGAGTTACATATATGTGTTCATTCACAACAGTCAAGGTCTATCACTTTACACTCTACTTTGGGATGAACCACAGTagtgtttgtttttccagaacaATCAGTTCTACACAGTTaccagaatttccatttctcaAGGCAAGGTCAATGTCCAATTTTATATGACTCTGTTATCTTGATCTCTGTGATACAGTTAACCCATTCATTGAGGTCACGTAAATTATCTTCAGTAAATCTACTGAAgtcaaagtaagaaaaaaaaatgaactgttgatCAGCTGAGGTTTAaataacaaaagttttttttctttttctatttggtaaaaaaataagcataaaatattctatttatttcattgttctcCTAATTCCCATGGCTAGGATCTCATGCAAACATGAGAGGAAGTGTGGCCATGCTGATGCAATGCATTGATATCTTGAATTTTTGTAACTAATATTATGTATCTATcatcatatctatatctatgtatctatataggatatatctatctatatagaatCAATCtctctatctatatttatatataactatacaCATATAGCATATAGCTAGTACTTTCACATCtcacacacataatttttttcaaaatacatcacAGTTTTCTTCATGATGTTCTTTTTTACTCATTTCCTAAGGCATTTATGTTTTTGCACTAGTATGGTCCTGTTCACATGCTAGAAGAAACTACAAACATACTTTAATTTACATTTGCCTTTCTATCCTTTAAAATCACTTCCATCAAGACTATCAAGTTTACCTGGGTAAAATGGTCATTGTATTTGCCCATTGTCCATGAGTGAGTGGCCACATGCTCTACTTGGCTAAGATCCTGGGGCTGGCTCAGACAATTCCACTTTAGATACTAATATGGCGTCAGCaaaagtatgtatgtatctacCACCACAGATCTAAAGCAAACAGGTAATTTGAAAGTGAGGTGGGTTTACGGTCTAAATTTCCAGCTTGACAGGCCACTGGTACATAGAGAAAAGGAAGCAATAGTCAaactgtgaagaaaaacaaacaaggacacacacacacgaaaataCCACAAAAATCCATGTGCTTTATGATCAAAAGACAAAGGATGGATATAGTTAAAGGGGTGAGAGAAGTTACTCAAGATGGGACATGCTATCAAAACAGCAGCAAAACAGATGGgctgattaaacacacacacacaaattacatCTGACTGCTCCACTAGAACACAGATTCAGACAAGCTAAAGTGAactaatttaaatgtataattgaTGTGCCAATTGAGAGGAggaaatagaatcatataaattGCTCAATTAAAactagagaagacagaaaaagaaaggaagacaaaaaaagaaacagaacaattacAATGAATTAATGCTATAAGTTAACAGCAATGAAAACAACTACAAATATCGTACAGTAGTTAGGATACCTCAGGCCAGCACCGTTCTTTGGCTTCTCCAATCTAAAATGTCCAAGACAATGCTAATTATCCAATGCGAgttgaaatgttttaaagaggTATAGTTAGAATTTAAATCTATAACCCATGAATCTGACATATAAGATGATAACCTCACTCAGGTGAATCTCGAATGATCATCTTTATTCCCTTTCATACTGGCCGTTAGAACTTTTTGCGGGGAGGAGACAGGCATAAATGAGTAACAATTGTGGTTTGAGGTGAGTTATATAGTGGGAAGAACAAAGTGAAGCTAAAAATTTCTTAACCTTCATTATTCAACATTGTATGAAAATAGGGCTGGTGATTACAAGGAAATCTGAAATTAACTGTATTCCTCTATTTATATGTTACAGAGATCTTGAAATTGATTTTTTGCAAGCCAATCTGTTTACTTTAATGAGATTCAAAGAATATTATCTCAGtaacaattttctatttttaaaaggtcacacTTAATTAGAAGTATGAAAATAGCTAATTGAAATAATATACTGATCACTTAAAGATATTAAATGTTAACACCTTATATACTaagcatgattttatttaaaaatgtgaccaTGTAGAATATGAAGCCATTTAAAGTAAAAGGGGTATGACAATACATCTACAAAATGATTATTATAAATTCTTATTATATAATATCTTCAATAAATAGAAGGGGACACAATTTTGTAGAGAGggtacacacaaaaataaaaacttttgttccTCAAAGTtatcattaaacaaataaaaatgtaagcttCATGTTGGTGATATTCCTGATACTCTTTTCtagaatgtataaaatataaacaactcAAATAACTCAACTTAAGACATATAACtacaaattggaaaaatattctcaataggtatttacaaaagaatatatagacaatatgaaaagaaattcaacatTATTATTCATTGGGGAAATTCAAGTTAAATCAGAATAAGATAATGTTGTCTAACAccaagaatggctaaaactaaaaagataaaactgaaagttttgtCAAGTATGTGGAAAAATTGAAGatcttattttcacatttatagtGGAAATATAAAGTGATACAATTATTTGGGGAAACATTTTCACAGGAATTGTCTAACGAAGTTAAACACAGTCCTACCCAATAACCTACCAATtctactactaggaatttacccaaaaagaaaacatgtttattaaaaaaaaaaaaaaaagccatgtccAAAATGTACGTGCAGCTTATGCTCATTTTATTTCACTGGAATAAATTGCCAAAAACTGATTATCTTAGAACACCTTTCaattattatctcatagttctaTAGGTCAGAAGTATGCATAGGCATGACTGAATTCTTTCCTTAGTGTTTCACAAGGTAGACATCAAGGTCTTGGCTAGGTTACTTTACAAGTATCTGGTAAAGAGCATACTTCCAGTTTCATTCAGGTTATTGATAGGTTTGAGTTCTGTATAGTATAAGACAGAAACACCCCCCCACcgactccaatttttttttttgctggataCTGTCTGGAAGTTCCTTCAGCTCCTACAAGCTAGTCTTGGTCTTTGCCAATAGGTCTTTCCATTTTCAACTCCCAACAGCGTTGTCAAATCATtgtagtagtttattttttatttttgaaaatttttatttatttatcgagagagagagagagagagagagagagagagagagaaacacaagcaagcagcggagggtcagagacagagaatcccaaccatcttcacagagcccaacacagagctcaagcccacaacccagagatcataACCTTAGAAgaaattaagagccagatgctcaacctactgggCCATTCAGATGCCCCAAAATCTTCTAGTACTTTAAATTTCTCTTACCCTTCTGCTATTAGAAGGAGAAATCTCTGCTTCAAAAGGATCACATGATTATGTTAGGTCCACCCAGATAAACGCCCTTTTCGTTAACTCAAGGGCAAACCGATTAGtaaacttaattacatctgcaaaattccTTTTACCTTTCAATCTTATATAATCCTGGCTGTGATATTTCACATACTCATAATCCCTGGGATTAGGGTAGAAAAACTGGGGTTGGGGGCACTTGTAGAATCCTGTCTACTACAGTTTTATTCTTAATAGCCCAAAACTGGTAAACAAGACAAATGACCTGAAGCCAATGTTTTAGGATTTTGTCACAGCaacaattttaagtattaaattaTGTTCCAATTATTAATTACAGTTATCAGTACCAAACAAACCCAACatgtggtggcttaaaacaacagcaaacatTGACTTTGGCCATGAATCTGTTATTAGAAATATGGACAGGAGACCATAGGGCCACTTGGGCCATTTTAAGGTCTTAAATGGGATGATAAAAAATGGTTGAGTGTTGGCCAAGCATCTCTCCACACACCTTGTTCAAGTGTCTAGCTTAGATTTCCTTGTGCATGGCACCCCCAAGAAGAGTAGGAATTCTTACACAGCAACTAATAGCTCCAAGAGTTAGTGGACCTAAATACCTGAAATAGAAGATGTCTAGAAATTGAAACAGCATCACTTCTAccatattttattgattatacAATCAGAGAAGTCCAGAATCAAGAGAAGCAGATACATATCCTACTGTCAATCAACAGgaagaatatcaaagaattttcagaattttttagcttgaaatatttgatacatcatattttaagaagcaaaaattaaaggacaAAAATTTAAATCTGCATAGGCGGTTAGTGTCAAATACAAAGGTGTCAGATTAGTCAATGGCACAACCTATATGGAAATACCTAGAATGAAGGGATTATAGTTATAAAAAATCCACAGAAATCACCAACTGCAGGTCTTTTAATGCtattaaatcacacacacacacaaacacacttacTGAGAAGGTCACCCTGGACATTAAAATTCTTGATGTGTTTGATAATGTTGACACAACTTCCTACGAATTCATATACATTTgaatctcaattatttttttctgattgaatTGGCATTTTGTTATGCTCATGTGCCCTTTGCAGCCACATATAGTGCCTACAGTTTAATGTACAGTATGACAAAATCAAAATCGGGACTAGGAATATAATTACATACCACACCTTGATTATGTtatcttacatggcaaaagggatttcGTAGATGTAATTAAATCTACTAGTCATTGATAATTTGTAACTATTTCCATGCatacattagaaataaaattaaagtgtttCCAAAAGGTGGTTCTCAGAAAGAATAGATAATTAAACATGgtatctgattcttttttttttttttttttttttgatgtttcacTGGAACGTTTTCAAGCCTCACCatgctccttttccttttttgtggtgCCTTGGAGAGCCTataagaaagactgaaaattccCTTCCTTGGTGCCAGTTGGGAAGTTCAAACCACACAAACCCCAACCTGTATGCAGTAATGCTATGCTGACCAGAGCCCCAAAATACAACAGAGAACAAAGCCACTTGCCCTAAGTTATTTCCACACCACCTTGCGTTTCTGTTCTTTTCTACCCAGAAAGCCTCAATATGTgaataataaatctctttatactCTCTTGGTACATGTCTAGCATTATCTGTATCAGCACTTGAACCAACTTTGGGTGGAGGAGAGTTGATCCCTCCCTCAATGGGGCAACCACAAAGCGGCTGGCACAGTATTAGACAATGACTACCACCAGTGTTCTTTGTTCTCTTGCTTTGACCTGCTGTGTGGCTCAAGGGCATGCTGGCAAGCTTGTACTTTGAGCTGCTATTGGTTCCCATGTGCTTTTAGCTCTGCTGTCACCTGTTTGCAAGCATGTACTTTGTGCTGCTTTGTGCTGCATTTGCCCAGCCTATCAACCTTCTTTTATAGATTTAACCAACTTAAGTTGGAAGTTTCAGTAATTGGCATTTAAGCAAAGGAATATGCTATCAGGGCCCTCCTTGAAGGAGCTCTGGGATTATGTATTGGCATAGGCCTATCAAGCACACTGGACTGAATATTATGCCTCAATTTTAGCGTAAGTCATAGGTGATGATTTTAGCATAAGCCATGGGAAAGAACTCTTACCCAATGATCACTGGTTCTGTGTCTGAACCTATTTAATGTTTGACTGCAACATTTTCAAGGCATCAGACCCTATTCTATAAAGTGctcaagaaaaagaatgatatccTATATATTATGTGAGCCTATTGGGTTGCTGCTCATGTGTGAAAGAACAGTTAATGTGGTTTGCTGATGTCCATACTCTTAAAATCAAATGGTTGACTAAGAGCCTACAGAAGTTTTTGCTGTTGCTTATGATTCTGTCACCAAAATATACTCTGATCCTTAGATTATGGAGTAAAACAACCATGGCACCCTCATGGCATTGACTCCAAAAAGTGGCCATAGAAGTTTTACATCTACCACTCCTAACAGGACAGAGGATGCTATCACCCTATTAAATAGCTATAAAACATAGTGACAAAGATTCTGGGCTTCACTGAGCACCATGGCTCATAAACATGACAAGGGGTTAATTCAAACCCAATCCATAAACTCAATAAACTACAAATGTCTGTGGAGAAGGCCCCTAAATATAATACTGATTTGGAATCTTTAAGGAATAATCTTATAAGATGCATTTTACATACTTATTTAGTACATAAAGATACAAATCACCcacaaaaggttaaaaaaatgagttattgCCCCACACAAAATAAAAGGCCATGCCAACGTAATATTTCTGTGTGTTATTTCATCAGTCAAGGGCTGTTCCATCACTGACCCTGTCAAGAAACAATTAACCCTTCCTTTCAATACGCACAACATTAAGATAAGCCCAAATTTATGCAGGCCAATTTGTGTCCTGGAGGCAACACATTCCTCATTTACAAAGTATTCTTAAACCCATCCATCCTGCTATTCTTAAACTGGTCCAGTTAGAATGCCACCACTACACCAAAAGACTCTAAAGAGTGCCCAAATTGCAATACAACAGACTCCTATTCATGACCCCATGCACTCTTTATTTGTAAAGGCTGTAGCAGTCTCCTCTTAAGTGTTCTGGGGTTTTTGGACCAACTAGGGACTTCATAGGCAAAAGATGCCCTTCTTGGCTCTGCACTACACCCCATTAGAACACCATTTACTAGCTGCATAGTGAGCCCTTTTGGAGACAGAGGCTATTACATACCCTCATTCTATGACATTCGTCATCTAGCTGTCCATTGTGCCTTGGGTCACAGAGTCAGCACCTGCACTCTCGGCAAAGCCTAGAGTCCTCCTTGTTGGAAGAGTTACTTATGGAACAAACTAGAATCTTGGACCTCTGTCATGTCTATCCCACCATAAGTGGAAAATGGTTTCCCTTGCCCTGAGTTTTTTGGCAGTTGTAATGAAACTGTTGAAGTTGTCACTCCACTCTGACACTTATCACGCATCACCAGAGTATCCTCTCTGACACTATACCCAAGGTGTAGGGAACACCTTGAGATGAACTAAGTTGACAGAAAAAGGAATCTGTTTACTTTATGTATGGTAATGGCACCATCACACATGATGAAACCTGTTGGAGAGGTGCTGCTGTCTTGATCAAGAAcaggtggggcatctgggtggctcaatcagttcagtatatgactcttgatttaggctcaggtcatgatccaggatggtggggtcaagccccacattgggcttcatgctgaccaTAGAGCCTgcataaaattctctctctctctctctctctctctctctccctccctccctccctccctccctccctccctctgcccttctcccccatttacacactggctaaaataaaataaataaatgcataaaaaataaaaataaataaataataaaacagtacCCAAGAGTCAAAGCAAATTGGTTGTATTTCAATCAGTTCCATCCACCTACAGGATTTGCTGGCTAACAGTGGGCTTCATCTGAACATTTTCCAGATTCTTGGGCTATCGCCAATTGTTCGCTGTCTGGTCTAGCCAATGGCAATAATTCCTTATCCAACTTGCTGCTTTGAGGTaattttctagcattttcttgCACTAAAGATACCCAAAAATATCAATTAAGTCTAAACATGTCTTTGCCTCTGCACATTCTAAAGCATAAGCTGTTAACAAGACATTCCTTAGCCAGGTAGAAAGAAATATGACCTGATAAATATATAAGCAGatagaattgttttctatttattattcatgattcaaatactttattttataaattaatagtaTGTACATTAAATAGTACGCATAATAATATTACAAACTTCAATACATTATACTTAAACTCTctatattatttccaaatattaatcAATTTATAAAGCCCATATTCATATGTGTGCCTGCACAACTTCAGTTTAGATCTCTATTATATCTtcaaccatcttttttttctaattaagttgaaatatttttaatagggtcattaaaaaggaaaactgggtGCTAAATACGAAATACTATTTCTAGGAAAGCTGACCTTTTCCCAAAAGCAGGGAGTAAGCAAAACAGAGGCTATTTTGTTACCATTACTCAGAATGATAGAGT carries:
- the LOC122204561 gene encoding LOW QUALITY PROTEIN: ribosome production factor 2 homolog (The sequence of the model RefSeq protein was modified relative to this genomic sequence to represent the inferred CDS: substituted 1 base at 1 genomic stop codon) is translated as MPALFGWSYPPPHGHVLVCTVTGLERSMCSFLNNENEEESVNLGTGLEGLALVIGKVSSLPKGTGRDEDYLCSNANFLILELALLKESRLQKLSENVKNAMLIKGGNANLLVTQVLRDVYALTKPYGVLYKKKNITRPCEDQTSLELFXKKSDWSLFMFGSHNKKWPNNLVIGRMYDYHVLDMIELGTEKFVSLKDIKNSKCSERTKPMLLFAGYDFDVTEDYRRLKNLLIDLFRGPTVSNIRLAGLEYVLHFTVLNGKIYFRGYKLLLKKSGCKTPRIELEETGPSLDLVLRRTYLASDDLYKLSMKMPKALKPKKKTNVSHDTFGTTYGRIHMQKQDLSKLQTREMKGLKKRPAEKITEDQEKKSKRIENN